A window of the Bacteroides thetaiotaomicron VPI-5482 genome harbors these coding sequences:
- a CDS encoding ParA family protein: MMKKEKELLVAIASQKGGVGKSVFTVLLASVLHYRKDVRVAVVDCDSPQHSIALMRERDMENVMKNDDLKVNLYRQYERIRKPAYPVIKSDPEKGVEDLRRYMDEKGETFDIVLFDLPGTLRSEGVVHTVAAMDYIFVPLKADNIVMQSSLQFTKVLEEELIAKGNCNLKGIRLFWNMVDRRGRKNLYDAWNRVIHRMGLRLLSSHIPNTLRYNKEADPVCKGVFRSTLFPPDPRQEKDSGLPELVEAAFFGRDPGITLL; this comes from the coding sequence ATGATGAAAAAAGAAAAAGAGTTGTTGGTTGCCATCGCCAGCCAGAAGGGTGGCGTGGGAAAATCCGTCTTTACGGTACTGCTGGCCAGTGTCCTGCATTACCGCAAAGACGTGCGTGTGGCGGTTGTGGACTGTGACTCCCCGCAGCACAGCATCGCCCTGATGCGTGAGAGGGACATGGAGAATGTCATGAAAAATGACGACCTGAAGGTGAACCTGTACCGGCAGTACGAAAGAATCCGTAAGCCTGCCTATCCGGTCATCAAAAGCGACCCGGAAAAGGGGGTGGAAGACCTGCGGCGTTATATGGACGAAAAAGGGGAGACTTTCGATATCGTGCTCTTCGACCTTCCCGGAACGCTCCGCAGCGAGGGGGTGGTTCATACCGTTGCCGCGATGGACTATATCTTTGTCCCGCTCAAGGCGGACAATATCGTCATGCAGAGTTCCCTGCAGTTTACCAAGGTGCTGGAAGAGGAGCTGATCGCCAAGGGGAACTGCAACTTGAAAGGAATCCGGCTGTTCTGGAACATGGTGGATAGAAGGGGACGGAAGAATTTGTATGATGCCTGGAACCGGGTCATCCACAGGATGGGGCTGCGGCTGCTGTCCTCACACATTCCGAACACCCTCCGCTACAACAAGGAGGCGGACCCTGTCTGTAAGGGTGTCTTTCGTTCCACGCTGTTTCCACCCGATCCCCGTCAGGAGAAAGACTCCGGCCTTCCTGAACTGGTGGAAGCGGCTTTCTTCGGACGTGATCCGGGTATCACCCTGTTATAA
- a CDS encoding DUF3408 domain-containing protein, whose translation MTGKNVKERIGLGGMDADRIREIMGEAPACPRKRRGTSGNDIIRPARKNGPMQPSVYGEEYLHGIAGVQRRSLHIPAALHRKLSILAGASRNGKVTLEGFINHLVSRHLEEYRETTDMILEESLPGRS comes from the coding sequence ATGACAGGAAAGAACGTAAAAGAGCGGATTGGTCTTGGCGGGATGGACGCGGACCGCATCCGTGAGATCATGGGGGAAGCGCCTGCCTGTCCCCGGAAGAGACGTGGAACGTCCGGTAACGACATTATACGTCCCGCAAGGAAAAATGGCCCCATGCAACCGTCCGTCTACGGGGAGGAATACCTGCATGGCATTGCGGGCGTGCAGCGTCGGTCGCTGCATATTCCCGCCGCCCTGCACCGGAAACTGTCCATCCTGGCGGGAGCCTCGAGAAACGGAAAGGTCACTCTGGAGGGGTTCATCAACCACCTTGTCTCGCGGCATCTGGAAGAATACAGGGAAACGACGGACATGATTCTGGAGGAGTCCCTGCCCGGCCGGTCATAA
- a CDS encoding DUF3408 domain-containing protein yields the protein MDSEKEKNRLSDIVLERVGLTGNLLSAPVSPSLEPVVEIPSHGSQVRAGKVTGPEEYKRRFLVPAPRAAEWKTAYIDGRLHRRIAMLVRAAGCGSISGFIIRLLELHMEEHREDIASLLGEVYRPWDEDGQPGGTPRR from the coding sequence ATGGATTCAGAAAAGGAAAAGAACCGGCTTTCCGATATCGTTCTCGAGAGGGTCGGACTCACGGGGAACCTTCTGTCAGCTCCCGTTTCCCCATCCCTGGAACCAGTGGTGGAGATACCAAGTCATGGAAGTCAGGTCCGGGCAGGGAAAGTGACAGGTCCGGAGGAATACAAGAGGAGGTTTCTGGTTCCCGCTCCCAGAGCCGCTGAGTGGAAGACCGCCTACATTGATGGGAGACTGCACCGCCGGATCGCCATGCTGGTCAGGGCCGCCGGCTGCGGCAGCATCTCCGGTTTTATCATCCGGTTGTTGGAACTCCATATGGAGGAACACAGGGAGGACATCGCCTCCCTGCTCGGTGAGGTCTACCGTCCCTGGGATGAGGACGGACAGCCGGGAGGAACACCTCGCCGATAA
- a CDS encoding DUF2284 domain-containing protein: MSIYTVENFTSDITVEGYIAEFRDELHFLELCKQCTNYGKSWGCPPFDFDTESFLRQYKYAHLMATKIIPEDKDIPIEYTQKLILPERIRIESELLDMERKYGGRSFAYIGKCLHCSDNECTRNCGTPCRHPEKVRPSLEAFGFDIAKTLSELFNIELLWGKDGKLPEYLVLVSGFFHNEYELCNIAY; encoded by the coding sequence ATGAGTATATACACTGTAGAAAATTTTACTTCAGACATCACTGTTGAAGGATACATCGCCGAATTTCGTGACGAACTACATTTTCTTGAACTTTGCAAACAATGTACCAATTACGGTAAAAGTTGGGGGTGTCCTCCATTTGATTTTGATACGGAATCGTTTCTCCGACAATACAAGTATGCACATCTTATGGCAACGAAGATAATCCCTGAAGACAAAGATATTCCGATTGAATATACACAAAAACTCATTTTACCGGAACGGATACGAATCGAGAGCGAATTATTGGATATGGAACGGAAATATGGAGGGCGTTCATTTGCCTATATAGGTAAATGTCTTCACTGCTCAGATAACGAGTGTACGCGTAACTGCGGCACACCATGCCGACACCCGGAAAAAGTGCGTCCGTCACTCGAAGCCTTCGGATTTGACATAGCCAAAACGCTTTCTGAACTTTTTAACATCGAACTTCTTTGGGGAAAGGATGGCAAATTACCTGAATATCTTGTTCTCGTAAGCGGATTTTTTCATAATGAATACGAACTTTGCAACATAGCATACTAA
- a CDS encoding ABC transporter ATP-binding protein yields MIELQHFSIGYKENSLLHEVNATIKKGQLTALIGRNGTGKSTLLRAIAGLNRCYSGKIILDGHDIACMKTEDMAKTLAVVTTERTRIANLRCKDVVAIGRAPYTNWIGRMQETDKEIVMQSLISVGMEAYANRTMDKMSDGECQRVMIARALAQDTPIILLDEPTSFLDMPNRYELVALLRRLVHDEKKCIMFSTHELDIALSMCDSIALLDTPNLSCLTASEMQKSGYIDRLFQNENIRFDSLCGTMILKQ; encoded by the coding sequence ATGATAGAATTACAGCATTTTTCCATAGGTTACAAAGAAAACTCGTTGCTCCACGAGGTAAATGCCACGATAAAAAAAGGTCAACTGACAGCCCTTATCGGAAGAAACGGGACAGGAAAATCGACGTTGCTCCGCGCCATAGCCGGTCTGAACCGGTGTTATTCCGGAAAAATCATTCTCGACGGGCACGACATCGCCTGCATGAAAACCGAAGATATGGCAAAAACGCTGGCTGTCGTCACGACCGAGCGCACGCGCATCGCCAACCTGCGGTGCAAGGATGTCGTAGCCATAGGCCGTGCTCCTTATACCAACTGGATAGGTAGGATGCAAGAAACAGATAAGGAGATAGTCATGCAATCGCTCATTTCGGTGGGAATGGAGGCTTATGCAAACCGCACGATGGATAAAATGTCGGATGGCGAATGCCAGCGTGTGATGATTGCTCGTGCATTGGCACAGGATACTCCTATCATTCTCCTTGATGAACCGACTTCCTTTCTTGACATGCCTAATCGCTACGAACTTGTGGCGTTGCTTCGTAGGCTTGTCCACGACGAGAAAAAATGTATCATGTTCTCGACACATGAACTTGACATCGCGTTGTCCATGTGCGATTCGATAGCATTGTTAGATACCCCGAATTTAAGTTGCTTGACCGCGTCTGAAATGCAGAAAAGCGGATACATTGACAGACTTTTCCAAAATGAAAACATCCGTTTCGACTCCTTATGCGGTACAATGATTTTGAAACAATGA
- a CDS encoding FecCD family ABC transporter permease has translation MRSRSTILFSILITLTVGLFLLDLAVGAVNIPIRDVWAALTGGNCSRATEKIVLNIRLIKAIVALLAGAALSVSGLQMQTLFRNPLAGPYVLGISSGASLGVALVVLAGIGSSIGIAGAAWVGAAVVLLVITAVGQRIKDIMVILILGMMFSSGVGAVVQILQYLSKEESLKAFVIWTMGALGDVTSGQLLILVPSVFAGLLLAVLTIKPLNLLLFGEEYAVTMGLNIRRSRSLLFLSTTLLAGTITAFCGPIGFIGLAMPHVTRMLFQNSDHHVLLPGTILSGASILLLCDIISKIFTLPINAITALLGIPIVVWVVLRNKSITA, from the coding sequence ATGCGTTCCCGTTCGACTATATTATTCTCCATATTGATTACGCTCACGGTCGGTCTTTTTTTACTGGACTTGGCCGTGGGAGCTGTCAACATTCCGATCCGCGATGTATGGGCAGCACTGACCGGGGGAAATTGTTCCCGTGCCACGGAAAAAATCGTACTCAACATACGCCTCATAAAAGCTATAGTGGCACTGTTGGCCGGGGCTGCCTTATCGGTCAGCGGTCTTCAGATGCAGACCCTCTTCCGTAATCCTCTTGCCGGTCCCTATGTCCTTGGCATCAGTTCCGGTGCAAGTCTCGGTGTGGCACTTGTGGTACTTGCCGGGATCGGTTCATCAATAGGCATTGCCGGAGCAGCGTGGGTGGGTGCGGCTGTCGTGTTGCTCGTGATAACTGCCGTCGGACAGCGAATAAAAGACATCATGGTAATCCTGATTCTGGGCATGATGTTCTCATCGGGCGTAGGTGCTGTCGTGCAGATATTGCAGTACCTCAGCAAAGAGGAATCGCTGAAAGCCTTTGTCATTTGGACGATGGGGGCTTTGGGTGACGTCACCTCCGGACAACTTCTGATTCTTGTTCCATCGGTGTTTGCCGGACTGCTGTTGGCGGTACTGACCATCAAACCGCTTAACCTCCTGCTGTTCGGAGAGGAATATGCCGTAACAATGGGACTGAATATTCGGCGTTCACGCAGCCTGTTGTTTCTCTCGACAACGCTGCTCGCCGGAACGATAACCGCTTTTTGCGGTCCGATAGGTTTCATAGGTCTCGCTATGCCTCATGTCACAAGAATGCTTTTCCAAAATAGCGATCATCATGTCCTTCTGCCCGGAACAATTCTTTCGGGAGCATCGATATTGCTTCTTTGCGACATCATTTCTAAAATATTCACCTTGCCGATCAACGCCATTACAGCTCTATTGGGAATCCCAATCGTCGTATGGGTGGTTTTACGCAACAAATCCATCACCGCATGA
- a CDS encoding ABC transporter substrate-binding protein, whose product MNALKNLSLILLLSLAFTGCHNKSSKINDFNLLLYAPEYASGFDIKGAGGKESVLITVRNPWQGADSVTTWLFIVRNGEEVPEGFAGQVLKGDAKRIVAMSSTHIAMLDAIGEVRCITGVSGIDYISNPDIQARRDSIGDVGYEGNINYELLLSLDPDLVLLYGVNGASAMESKLEELDIPFMYVGDYLEESPLGKAEWMVVLSEVTGKREKGEKAFAAIPVRYNALKKKVADSTLGTPSVMLNVPYGDSWFMPSTQSYVARLITDAGGRYIYQKNTGNASIPIDLEEAYLLASDADMWLNVGMANSLDDLKASCPKFTDTRCFKNGEVYNNNARTNTAGGNDYYESAVVNPDIVLRDLVKIFHPELVQEECVYYKQLK is encoded by the coding sequence ATGAACGCATTAAAGAATTTAAGCCTGATTTTGTTGCTTTCTCTGGCATTTACAGGCTGCCACAACAAAAGCTCAAAAATCAATGATTTCAACCTGCTGCTTTATGCTCCCGAATATGCCTCCGGCTTCGACATCAAAGGGGCGGGCGGGAAGGAAAGCGTACTGATAACCGTCAGGAATCCCTGGCAGGGAGCGGACAGTGTAACCACATGGCTGTTTATCGTCCGCAACGGTGAAGAGGTTCCCGAAGGGTTTGCAGGACAGGTACTCAAAGGAGACGCCAAACGCATCGTGGCGATGTCTTCCACTCATATCGCCATGCTTGACGCAATCGGTGAAGTCCGGTGTATAACCGGCGTTTCGGGAATCGACTACATTTCCAACCCAGACATCCAAGCCCGCCGCGACAGTATTGGCGATGTCGGCTATGAAGGGAACATCAACTACGAGTTGCTGCTCTCGCTCGATCCCGACCTCGTTCTGCTCTATGGGGTGAACGGCGCAAGCGCAATGGAAAGCAAACTCGAAGAACTCGACATACCGTTCATGTATGTCGGCGATTATCTTGAAGAGTCGCCTCTCGGCAAGGCCGAATGGATGGTAGTGCTTTCAGAAGTCACAGGAAAACGTGAGAAGGGTGAAAAAGCCTTTGCCGCAATCCCGGTCAGATACAACGCCTTGAAAAAGAAAGTGGCCGACAGTACCCTCGGCACTCCTTCGGTTATGCTTAATGTTCCCTATGGCGACTCGTGGTTCATGCCTTCAACCCAAAGTTATGTAGCCCGCTTGATTACTGATGCGGGAGGCCGCTATATCTACCAGAAGAACACGGGAAACGCTTCTATCCCCATTGACTTAGAAGAAGCATATCTGCTCGCGTCGGATGCGGACATGTGGCTGAACGTGGGAATGGCGAACTCCCTTGACGACTTGAAGGCATCATGTCCGAAATTCACCGATACCCGATGTTTCAAAAATGGAGAGGTGTATAACAACAACGCCCGTACCAACACAGCCGGGGGTAACGACTATTACGAGTCTGCCGTCGTGAATCCTGACATCGTGCTCCGCGACCTCGTGAAGATATTCCATCCTGAACTGGTGCAGGAAGAGTGTGTGTATTACAAGCAACTGAAATAG
- a CDS encoding TonB-dependent receptor plug domain-containing protein: protein MKRHLILLFVGVSLPFLLAAQQKNSVSITKRVLRIPEVTVVGKRPMKDIGVQRTRFDSIAMKENIALSMADVLTFNSSVFVKNYGRATLSTVAFRGTSPSHTQVTWNGMRINNPMLGMTDFSTIPSYFIDDASLLHGTSSVNETGGGLGGLVRLSTSPANHEGFGLQYVQGVGSFSTFDEFLRLTYGDKHWQSSTRVVYSSSPNDYKYRNRDKKENIYDEDKNIIGSYYPTERNRSGAYKDLHVLQEIYYNTGEGDKFGLNAWYINSNRELAMLSTDYGNDMDFENRQREQTFRGVLSWDRVREKWKVGVKGGYIHTWMAYDYKRDKGNGEMASMTRSRSKINTFYGSADGDYAPSEKWLFTAGVSVHQHLVESADKNIISQEGNKAVVGYDKGRVEFSGSVSAKWRPVDRFAASLVLREDMFGTEWAPVIPAFFIDGVLSKKGNIVAKASISRNYRFPTLNDLYFLPGGNPDLKSEHGFTYDVGLSFSVGKENVYALSGGINWFDSHIDDWIIWLPTTKGFFSPRNLKKVHAYGAETNAHLDIMLGKDWKLDMNGTFSWTPSINESEPMSPADQSVGKQLPYVPEFSATVTGRLSWRTWSLLYKWCYYSQRYTMSSNDYTLTGYLPPYFMNNVTLEKQLSFRWADLSLKGSINNLFDEEYLSVLSRPMPGINFEIFIGITPKFGKNKNSKR, encoded by the coding sequence ATGAAAAGACATCTTATTCTATTGTTCGTGGGGGTAAGCCTGCCCTTTCTGCTTGCCGCCCAGCAGAAAAATTCCGTCAGCATTACCAAAAGGGTACTACGTATTCCGGAGGTTACGGTGGTGGGCAAACGACCTATGAAGGATATAGGCGTGCAACGAACCCGTTTCGATTCCATCGCCATGAAAGAGAACATCGCCTTGTCTATGGCCGATGTGCTGACATTCAACTCATCCGTTTTTGTCAAGAACTACGGACGCGCCACGTTATCCACCGTGGCTTTCCGGGGTACCTCTCCCTCGCATACCCAAGTGACGTGGAATGGTATGCGCATTAACAACCCGATGCTGGGCATGACGGATTTTTCCACCATCCCTTCTTACTTTATCGATGATGCCTCGCTGCTGCACGGAACGTCATCGGTAAACGAAACGGGCGGCGGCTTGGGTGGTCTGGTCAGGCTCTCCACTTCTCCGGCCAACCATGAAGGGTTCGGGTTGCAGTACGTGCAGGGAGTGGGGTCGTTCAGCACGTTCGACGAGTTTCTCCGCCTGACCTACGGTGACAAACACTGGCAGTCCTCCACCCGTGTGGTGTATTCCTCTTCCCCCAACGACTACAAATACCGAAACCGGGACAAGAAGGAAAACATCTATGACGAGGACAAGAACATCATCGGTTCCTATTACCCGACGGAACGCAACCGCAGCGGGGCTTATAAGGATCTGCACGTCTTGCAGGAAATTTATTATAACACGGGCGAAGGCGACAAGTTCGGGCTAAACGCCTGGTATATCAATTCCAACCGGGAACTGGCGATGCTCAGCACGGATTACGGGAACGACATGGACTTCGAGAACCGCCAAAGGGAGCAGACGTTTCGCGGCGTCCTCTCGTGGGATCGCGTGCGGGAGAAATGGAAGGTCGGTGTAAAAGGCGGCTATATACACACATGGATGGCCTATGATTACAAGCGGGACAAGGGAAACGGCGAAATGGCTTCGATGACCCGCTCACGCAGTAAGATTAACACGTTCTACGGAAGTGCGGACGGGGATTATGCTCCTTCAGAGAAATGGCTGTTCACGGCCGGTGTTTCCGTACACCAGCATTTGGTGGAAAGCGCGGACAAAAATATCATCTCGCAGGAAGGTAACAAGGCTGTTGTCGGGTATGACAAGGGACGTGTCGAGTTTTCCGGTTCCGTTTCTGCGAAATGGCGGCCTGTCGATCGTTTTGCCGCCTCGCTTGTCCTTCGCGAGGATATGTTCGGTACGGAATGGGCCCCGGTTATCCCGGCTTTCTTCATCGACGGGGTACTGTCGAAAAAAGGCAATATCGTGGCGAAAGCATCCATCTCCCGGAACTACCGTTTTCCCACGCTGAACGACCTCTATTTTCTGCCGGGCGGTAATCCCGACCTGAAAAGCGAGCACGGCTTCACATACGACGTGGGGTTGTCGTTCTCGGTGGGGAAAGAAAATGTATATGCTTTGAGCGGTGGTATCAACTGGTTCGATTCGCACATCGACGACTGGATCATCTGGCTACCCACAACCAAGGGATTCTTCTCCCCCAGAAACCTCAAAAAGGTACATGCTTACGGGGCAGAGACCAACGCCCACCTTGATATAATGCTCGGAAAGGACTGGAAACTGGATATGAACGGAACTTTCTCGTGGACTCCCTCGATCAACGAGAGCGAACCGATGAGTCCGGCAGACCAATCCGTCGGCAAACAGTTGCCATACGTGCCGGAGTTTTCCGCAACGGTGACCGGACGTCTGTCATGGCGGACATGGAGCCTGCTTTACAAATGGTGTTATTACAGCCAGCGTTATACCATGTCGAGTAATGACTATACCCTGACGGGCTATCTGCCCCCTTACTTCATGAATAACGTGACACTGGAAAAACAGCTCTCTTTCCGATGGGCCGATCTGTCGCTAAAGGGCAGCATCAACAACCTGTTCGATGAAGAATACCTTTCCGTATTGTCCCGTCCCATGCCGGGCATCAATTTCGAGATATTCATCGGCATAACACCCAAGTTCGGAAAAAACAAAAATAGTAAACGATAA
- a CDS encoding YncE family protein, translating into MIRVLFFIRMTMSRTIQRICLFLFCLPVFGSCMKWDYGEMEDFSVSASGLFITNEGNFQYSNATLSYYDPATCEVENEVFYRANGFKLGDVAQSMVIRDGIGWIVVNNSHVIFAIDINTFKEVGRITGFTSPRYIHFLSDEKAYVTQIWDYRIFIINPKTYEITGYIECPDMDMESGSTEQMVQYGKYVYVNCWSYQNRILKIDTETDKVVDELTIGIQPTSLVMDKYNKMWTITDGGYEGSPYGYEAPSLYRIDAETFTVEKQFKFKLGDWPSEVQLNGTRDTLYWINNDIWRMPVEADRVPVRPFLEFRDTKYYGLTVNPNNGEVYVADAIDYQQQGIVYRYSPQGKLIDEFYVGIIPGAFCWK; encoded by the coding sequence ATGATTCGGGTACTCTTTTTTATCCGAATGACAATGAGCAGAACAATACAACGGATTTGCCTTTTTCTTTTCTGCCTGCCAGTTTTCGGCAGTTGCATGAAATGGGATTACGGAGAGATGGAAGATTTCTCTGTATCGGCCTCTGGTCTTTTCATTACCAACGAGGGGAATTTCCAGTACAGCAATGCCACGCTTTCCTACTACGATCCCGCCACGTGCGAAGTGGAGAATGAAGTGTTTTACCGTGCCAACGGGTTCAAGTTGGGCGATGTGGCCCAGTCTATGGTTATCCGGGACGGTATAGGCTGGATCGTGGTGAACAACTCGCATGTGATTTTCGCCATCGACATCAATACTTTCAAGGAAGTGGGCCGTATCACAGGTTTCACCTCACCCCGGTATATCCATTTTCTGTCGGATGAGAAAGCCTATGTGACGCAGATATGGGACTACCGTATCTTCATCATCAACCCCAAGACATACGAGATTACCGGCTATATCGAATGTCCAGACATGGACATGGAATCGGGTTCCACCGAACAAATGGTACAATACGGCAAGTACGTCTATGTGAACTGCTGGTCGTACCAGAACCGCATCCTGAAAATCGACACGGAGACGGACAAGGTCGTGGACGAACTGACCATCGGCATACAACCTACTTCGCTGGTCATGGACAAATACAACAAGATGTGGACCATCACGGATGGCGGTTACGAGGGCAGCCCATACGGTTACGAGGCACCGTCTCTCTATCGTATAGACGCCGAGACTTTCACCGTAGAGAAACAGTTCAAGTTTAAGCTGGGCGACTGGCCTTCGGAAGTCCAGCTCAACGGTACACGGGATACACTTTACTGGATCAACAACGATATTTGGCGAATGCCGGTGGAAGCCGACCGTGTTCCCGTCCGGCCTTTTCTGGAGTTTCGGGACACCAAATACTACGGCCTTACGGTCAATCCCAACAACGGGGAGGTATATGTGGCCGACGCTATTGATTACCAGCAACAAGGTATCGTGTATCGCTATTCGCCGCAAGGCAAGCTGATCGATGAATTTTACGTGGGAATCATTCCGGGAGCTTTCTGCTGGAAATAA
- a CDS encoding lipoprotein — protein sequence MKIYFLPMLLSLFFLGACDKNDEIIPEDADENFITSVVMTVDGKSYTADITDNTVTITVPYTVSLNNAEVEFKYTTSATIIPDPETVTDWDNERTFRVTSYNGDAREYTYKVVKSEIESDGDVELKTTEEVASFAATKTTVVKGNLIIGSDAEEAEKITDISALASLKEVTGNIVIRNSYNGADLTGLDNIVSAGGLQVGSTDVASKATELHMISMKALETLSGDISVYNDQVTYVLFEKLATIEGSVMFNASSLQSFEFPVLTTVGQDLNLQGLNEENTAAGSIASLEIPELTSVGGVLSVNNLAKLTSMSFLKLKETGGLDFHTVPVMLETINLPEIETVNGSIIMEANMEAPPTGSFVPQRNDVLQAFGGMDKLTTIKGQIKIKNFTALKQLPDWSKITTLGSITLDYLEDVSGTLLLPNARFETFGETAPQIEIINKVQLSKIETAEDLSNVNFVITSLTNNKFPEITFKNIKDFTCKPTTNNTDYTISTIQHVYGNLNVTGQMRSNAKFPDLEIIDGYGYIQIPMFASITMPVLKEVGGQFYLSGNFTSCNLPLLSKVCCSASPVYYKEGEGSLAISLQSKSLDIPELLHVGGEGLFVNKATGITCDKLQTIDGTLQIKSATSLSQETLSMEKLETLHGVVFDGLTKFTDYTFFGKFIENGMITGESWSVTKCGYNPTFQNMKDKQYTQQD from the coding sequence ATGAAAATTTATTTTCTTCCCATGCTCCTATCCTTGTTCTTTTTGGGAGCGTGTGACAAAAACGATGAAATTATACCTGAAGATGCAGATGAAAATTTCATCACATCGGTCGTGATGACCGTGGACGGGAAATCGTACACGGCCGACATTACGGACAATACAGTAACAATAACCGTTCCCTATACGGTATCGCTGAACAACGCCGAAGTGGAATTCAAGTACACAACTTCTGCAACAATCATACCTGATCCTGAAACGGTAACGGACTGGGATAACGAACGAACCTTCCGGGTGACATCCTATAACGGAGATGCCCGCGAATATACCTATAAGGTCGTGAAAAGCGAGATAGAATCTGACGGAGATGTGGAGTTGAAGACCACCGAGGAGGTAGCTTCTTTTGCCGCAACCAAAACAACCGTTGTCAAAGGGAACCTGATTATCGGCTCTGATGCGGAAGAGGCAGAAAAAATCACTGACATATCTGCATTGGCATCTTTGAAAGAGGTTACTGGCAACATTGTCATTCGTAACAGTTACAACGGTGCAGACTTGACAGGGTTGGATAATATCGTTTCTGCCGGAGGTTTACAGGTAGGTTCGACCGATGTCGCCTCGAAAGCTACGGAACTTCACATGATTTCCATGAAAGCATTGGAAACGCTCTCCGGAGACATATCGGTATATAACGACCAAGTGACGTATGTCCTATTCGAGAAACTGGCAACTATTGAAGGAAGCGTGATGTTCAATGCGTCGTCGTTACAGAGTTTTGAGTTTCCGGTTCTGACTACTGTAGGTCAGGATCTGAATCTTCAAGGACTCAATGAAGAGAACACAGCAGCCGGTTCGATTGCGTCTTTGGAAATACCGGAACTGACAAGTGTCGGAGGGGTCTTGTCCGTAAACAATCTTGCCAAGCTGACTTCCATGAGCTTCCTTAAGCTGAAAGAGACCGGTGGCCTTGATTTCCATACCGTCCCCGTGATGTTGGAAACCATCAACCTTCCGGAAATCGAAACAGTAAACGGAAGTATTATTATGGAAGCCAATATGGAAGCTCCTCCTACCGGTAGTTTTGTTCCCCAACGAAATGACGTGCTTCAGGCTTTCGGTGGAATGGACAAACTGACAACGATAAAGGGACAGATAAAGATAAAGAATTTCACGGCACTCAAACAACTTCCCGACTGGAGCAAGATCACCACACTTGGAAGCATCACGCTGGATTATCTTGAAGATGTGAGCGGAACACTGCTGTTGCCGAACGCCCGATTTGAAACCTTCGGAGAAACAGCGCCCCAGATTGAAATTATAAACAAGGTGCAGCTCTCCAAAATTGAAACAGCCGAAGATTTGTCAAATGTAAATTTTGTCATCACCAGTCTCACGAATAATAAGTTCCCTGAAATCACGTTCAAGAATATCAAAGACTTCACTTGTAAGCCAACCACCAACAATACCGATTATACCATATCGACAATTCAACATGTATATGGAAATCTAAATGTGACAGGCCAAATGCGAAGCAATGCCAAATTTCCCGACTTGGAAATCATAGATGGATATGGATATATCCAAATACCCATGTTTGCTTCAATCACAATGCCAGTCTTGAAAGAAGTGGGAGGACAGTTCTATTTATCTGGAAATTTTACCAGTTGTAACTTGCCCTTACTATCCAAAGTTTGTTGTTCAGCTTCTCCTGTATATTATAAAGAGGGAGAGGGTTCGTTAGCAATATCTTTACAAAGTAAATCGCTGGATATTCCGGAATTGCTTCACGTAGGAGGTGAAGGGTTGTTCGTTAATAAAGCAACAGGCATTACTTGTGATAAATTACAGACTATAGATGGTACGCTACAGATAAAAAGTGCGACTTCTCTTTCTCAGGAAACACTTTCCATGGAGAAGTTGGAGACCTTGCATGGGGTTGTTTTTGACGGTTTGACGAAATTTACCGACTACACTTTCTTCGGCAAGTTTATAGAAAACGGAATGATTACGGGGGAAAGTTGGAGCGTGACGAAATGTGGGTATAACCCAACCTTCCAAAATATGAAGGACAAACAATATACGCAGCAGGATTAA